In a single window of the Massilia oculi genome:
- a CDS encoding AI-2E family transporter: MKQYTLPQNSFLMLLAIVTIAFFWVLLPYSGAVFWGVVFAILFAPLQSRLLRATKGRPTAAALLSLLVIVLMVLFPLALITSSLINEVTAIYARVSAGQVDVASYFNLVIRALPDWAISLLERFELTNLASLQDKIAEGAAQISQATAQYALNIGRNTLDFVVSMTIMLYLLFFLLRDGRILAARIQRAVPLSVEYKGRLFQNFTTVIRATVKGNVLVAMAQGALGGLIFWALDVSGALLWGVVMAFLSLLPAVGAALVWAPVAVYFLATGEIWQGVVLAAYGVLVIGLVDNILRPILVGKDTKLPDYVILLSTLGGMALFGLNGFVIGPVIAALFIAAWDLFSRADEFHEPGEG; this comes from the coding sequence ATGAAGCAATATACGCTGCCGCAGAACTCCTTCCTCATGTTATTGGCGATCGTGACGATCGCTTTCTTCTGGGTATTGCTGCCCTACTCCGGGGCCGTGTTCTGGGGCGTCGTGTTCGCCATCCTGTTCGCACCGCTGCAATCGCGCCTGCTGCGCGCGACCAAGGGGCGGCCGACGGCCGCCGCCCTGCTCTCGCTGCTGGTGATCGTGCTGATGGTGCTGTTTCCGCTGGCCCTGATCACCTCGTCGCTGATCAATGAAGTCACCGCCATCTATGCCCGCGTCAGCGCGGGCCAGGTCGACGTCGCCTCTTACTTCAACCTCGTGATCCGCGCCCTGCCCGACTGGGCGATCTCGCTGCTCGAGCGTTTTGAACTGACGAACCTGGCGTCGCTGCAGGACAAGATCGCCGAAGGCGCTGCCCAGATCAGCCAGGCCACCGCGCAGTACGCCCTCAATATTGGGCGCAACACGCTGGACTTCGTGGTCAGCATGACGATCATGCTGTACCTGCTGTTCTTCCTGCTGCGCGACGGCCGCATCCTGGCGGCGCGCATCCAGCGCGCGGTGCCCCTGTCGGTCGAATACAAGGGCCGCCTGTTCCAGAATTTCACCACGGTGATCCGGGCCACGGTCAAGGGCAATGTGCTGGTGGCGATGGCCCAGGGTGCGCTGGGAGGCCTGATCTTCTGGGCGCTGGACGTCAGCGGCGCCTTGCTGTGGGGCGTGGTGATGGCCTTCCTGTCGCTGCTGCCGGCGGTCGGCGCCGCGCTGGTGTGGGCGCCGGTGGCGGTCTACTTCCTGGCGACCGGAGAGATCTGGCAAGGCGTGGTGCTCGCCGCCTATGGCGTGCTAGTGATCGGCCTGGTCGACAACATCCTGCGCCCGATCCTGGTCGGCAAGGACACCAAGTTGCCCGACTACGTTATCCTGCTGTCGACCCTGGGCGGCATGGCCTTGTTCGGGCTGAACGGCTTCGTGATCGGGCCGGTGATCGCGGCGCTGTTCATTGCGGCATGGGATTTGTTCTCACGGGCGGATGAGTTTCACGAGCCGGGCGAAGGGTAA
- a CDS encoding autotransporter outer membrane beta-barrel domain-containing protein — MARFAYKWWMGKEKNAFGVGLGAAYLRAKISGSAEANLSASNPVENYSFSGSAEGSDSVWAPTVELAWRHQLNEQWRFYVDASGIKKNGGTIEGHIWNGAVGVEWFPHKNVGLVLDYNVQKIDLHRNGDRTADLDLKLKGPSAFVKVRF, encoded by the coding sequence ATGGCGCGCTTCGCCTACAAATGGTGGATGGGCAAGGAAAAGAACGCCTTCGGCGTGGGCCTGGGCGCGGCCTACCTGCGCGCCAAGATCTCGGGTTCGGCCGAGGCAAACCTGAGCGCCTCCAATCCGGTCGAGAACTACTCGTTCAGCGGTTCGGCCGAGGGCAGCGACAGCGTCTGGGCGCCAACCGTCGAGCTGGCATGGCGCCACCAGTTGAACGAGCAATGGCGCTTCTACGTCGACGCCTCGGGCATCAAGAAGAATGGCGGCACGATCGAGGGCCATATCTGGAACGGCGCCGTCGGCGTCGAATGGTTCCCGCACAAGAATGTCGGCCTGGTGCTCGACTACAACGTGCAGAAGATCGACCTGCACCGCAACGGCGACCGCACCGCCGACCTCGACCTGAAGCTGAAGGGACCGTCGGCCTTCGTCAAGGTGCGCTTCTGA
- a CDS encoding paraquat-inducible protein A, with the protein MSAEHLIGCHDCGCLYHREPLNSCERARCTRCRHELYRWHAGGPLRRADSLVALTMGAVLVYLLAQSFPIVTLELGGMATGATLLQAVGVLWNAGMQVVAAMVLLCAIVFPGLELGALLYVAIGLRRGRRVPGFHLVLRVVQGARYWAMTEVLMIGILITVIKMTSLARVVPHPGLFAFGVLTILCALVMRYEPKALWELADRLAPRPRQEAGADAVAHAPDTLVACRACGLVNGHPWQRAKDGVCHCRRCGAALHRRIPNSIGWTWVMLAAATLLYVPANLLPVMYSRMIGGGAEGDTIMSGVLLFWNTGSPGLAIIIFIASVVVPVSKLVALAWLNATAQLRSRAAPLARTRAYRVVEFVGRWSMLDIFVVALTVALVRFDALATITAGPGAIAFGCVVILTMVASHQFDPRLIWDPIESNGERHV; encoded by the coding sequence TTGAGCGCGGAGCATCTGATCGGCTGTCATGATTGCGGTTGCCTTTACCACCGGGAGCCGCTGAACTCGTGCGAGCGCGCGCGCTGCACGCGCTGCCGCCACGAGCTGTACCGCTGGCATGCCGGCGGGCCGCTGCGTCGTGCCGACTCGCTGGTGGCGCTGACCATGGGCGCCGTGCTGGTCTACCTGCTGGCCCAGAGCTTCCCGATCGTCACGCTCGAACTGGGCGGCATGGCGACCGGCGCAACTCTGCTGCAGGCGGTGGGCGTGCTGTGGAACGCGGGGATGCAGGTGGTCGCGGCCATGGTGCTGTTGTGCGCCATCGTCTTCCCGGGACTGGAACTGGGCGCGCTGCTGTACGTCGCCATCGGCCTGCGGCGCGGCCGGCGCGTTCCCGGATTTCACCTGGTGCTGCGGGTGGTCCAGGGCGCGCGCTACTGGGCCATGACCGAGGTGCTGATGATTGGCATCCTGATCACGGTCATCAAGATGACCAGTCTGGCGCGGGTGGTGCCGCATCCGGGGCTGTTCGCCTTCGGCGTACTCACCATCCTGTGCGCGCTCGTGATGCGCTACGAACCGAAGGCGCTGTGGGAGCTGGCCGATCGCCTGGCGCCGCGCCCGCGGCAGGAGGCCGGGGCAGACGCCGTCGCCCATGCGCCGGACACCCTCGTAGCCTGCCGCGCCTGCGGCCTGGTCAACGGCCACCCCTGGCAGCGCGCGAAGGACGGCGTTTGCCACTGCCGCCGCTGCGGCGCCGCGCTGCACCGCCGGATCCCGAACAGCATCGGCTGGACCTGGGTCATGCTTGCCGCCGCCACGCTGCTCTACGTTCCCGCCAACCTGCTGCCCGTGATGTATTCGCGCATGATCGGCGGCGGCGCCGAGGGCGACACCATCATGAGCGGCGTGCTGCTGTTCTGGAACACCGGTTCGCCGGGCCTGGCCATCATCATCTTCATCGCCAGCGTGGTGGTGCCGGTGTCGAAGCTGGTGGCGCTGGCCTGGCTCAACGCCACCGCCCAGCTGCGCTCGCGCGCGGCGCCGCTGGCCCGCACCCGCGCCTACCGGGTGGTGGAATTCGTCGGCCGCTGGTCGATGCTCGACATCTTCGTGGTCGCGTTGACCGTGGCCCTGGTGCGCTTCGACGCGCTGGCCACGATCACCGCCGGCCCCGGCGCGATCGCTTTCGGCTGCGTGGTGATCCTGACCATGGTCGCCTCGCACCAGTTCGACCCGCGCCTGATCTGGGACCCTATTGAATCGAATGGAGAACGACATGTCTGA
- a CDS encoding PqiC family protein — MMPLASLNPGPGRLFAATAIAAALAGCGSAPVDRFYTLGGGPAAATPPAVSAAPLYFEMRPVTVPAQLRRPQMVVSTGEGTIDLEEHHRWAGPLAEEIGNSLSLGIAARLGGVDVYRSAAPDGSTLYRIGADVQRFESRPGSLALLDVVWSVRRLDGSQPGGQMQTCRSVFQEPVGMGHDALVAGHRAALDKLSATIAQAVRSQVDGRAPACPAG, encoded by the coding sequence ATGATGCCGCTTGCCAGCCTTAATCCCGGCCCTGGCCGCCTGTTTGCCGCCACCGCGATCGCGGCAGCCCTTGCCGGCTGCGGCAGCGCGCCGGTCGACCGCTTCTATACCTTGGGCGGCGGCCCGGCGGCGGCCACGCCGCCGGCGGTCAGCGCCGCGCCGTTGTACTTCGAGATGCGGCCCGTGACGGTGCCGGCCCAGCTGCGCCGGCCGCAGATGGTGGTCAGTACCGGCGAAGGCACGATCGATCTCGAAGAGCACCACCGCTGGGCCGGGCCGCTGGCCGAGGAGATCGGCAACAGCCTGTCGCTCGGGATCGCGGCCCGGCTGGGCGGGGTGGACGTCTACCGCAGCGCGGCGCCGGACGGCAGCACGCTGTACCGGATCGGCGCCGACGTCCAGCGTTTCGAATCCCGCCCCGGGAGCCTCGCGCTGCTCGATGTGGTGTGGAGCGTGCGCCGGCTCGATGGCAGCCAGCCTGGCGGCCAGATGCAGACTTGCCGCAGCGTGTTCCAGGAACCGGTGGGGATGGGCCACGACGCCCTGGTGGCGGGCCACCGGGCGGCGCTGGACAAGCTCTCGGCCACGATCGCGCAGGCGGTGCGGTCCCAGGTTGACGGGCGCGCTCCGGCCTGCCCGGCCGGCTGA